The sequence below is a genomic window from Ignavibacteria bacterium.
AGTAAGAATTACATCTGTGATGTCATCTGTATTTAGATTGCACTGATTCAATGCTTCATCGAACCAGCCGTTTGAATTTTGAATACCATAGATCGCATTAAATTTATCGTTGTTCTTATTTCCCGCACCAGTATCAACAAGGATTTTACGGTCGTCGGATATTATGAGTAATGATCGCATTGATAAAGCTATACGATTTCTCTCGTCTGCTGGATTTGTTTTTTCCCAAAAAACTTTTGGAACAACTCCAAACATAGCACCACCATCGAGAGCAAATTGTCCAGTTACAATAGAGTGAACTTCAAATTTTCCAAATTTCATAATTAAATAAATACTGATAATGGTTTAAAAAAAGAAAGTCGACATTTGTGTATCGACTTTCACATAAAATATTTTTAGATAGCTTATGCTCTTCCGAGAGAATCGAGATAGTCTTTTTTCTTTAGAAGCGCAGCTTCATCTTCGACATGATTCGGATCTGGTACGCAGCAATCAACCGGACATACTGCAGCACATTGCGGCTCATCATGGAATCCTTTGCACTCAGTACATTTATCCGGAACGATATAGAAAAATTCCTCCGAGAAAAATCCACTTGCACCTGAGGGTGAATTGTCTCCGGCACCATAAGTGTTTCCGGCTAGACTCCATTCAGCGGCTCCAGCATAGATAGCTGTATTCGGACATTCGGGTTCACAAGCACCACAGTTAATACATTCGGTTGTGATCATAATTGCCATAAAAAAATCCTCCAGTTTGTTATAATTTCAAGAAATAAATTTTAAGAATTGTTATTAAATAGATTTCAACACTAAATTCTAATTAAAACTGCTGCAAGCTAAAGAAAAGAGATTATTATTTCAATTGAGAAAAAAATTATCAGTACTATAATGTCAATTTTTACCGAAATTTTAAGGCTTCAAAAACTTTAAAAACCTAATAAACTTTACAAACTTCGATACTTTATACTGAGTTCACCAGCTCCCGCTTGCTCCGCCCCCGCCGAAGGACCCGCCGCCGCCTGAAAATCCTCCGCCGCCGAATCCACCTCCACCCCCGAAACCTCCAAAGCCACCGAATCCACCCCAGCCTCCTTTGCTTCCTGAATTCCATCCACTGTTATTATATTTCCAACCTTTTCTGCCCGCTCTCCTTAGCAAAGGAAGAAAGAATAAAATAATAAGAAAAAAAATAATGAATGGCAGAATTTTTAATTCTGGTGATTTCAATTCATCTTCAGCTTGATACTCACCTGCAATTGCATCCTGTAAAGTTTTAATTCCGGCTAGGATACCTTCGTAATAATTTCCACTTTTAAAATATGGAATGATAATATTTCTAATAATTGAACTTGAAAGTGCATCAGTAACAACTCCCTCCAACCCATAACCGACCTCGATCCGCAAATCCCTATCATCTTTTACGATTAGAAGAAGTAATCCATTATTTTTTTCTTTCTGGCCGATTTTATTTTTTTCAACCACTTGAATGGAATAATCCTCTAAAGGATGATCATCCAAAGTACTTATGATAAGAATCACAATTTGATTTGAAGTTGTGTCCTCGTAGGTTTTAAGACGGGATTCTAAATCAGTAGTTTGAGTAGAAGTTAATGTTCCAGTATAGTCTGTAATCCTATTTTTTAGAATAGGAATTTCCGACTCGGCAATCGCAAAACACAGGAACAAACCGAGCCAGAAAATTAAAACTCTCATTAATTAAAATTGAACTTTAGGTGCTTGTTCAGCTCCTGCTGCTGCTTTGAAATATTGTTTTTCTCTGAATCCTGCTATACTAGCGATTAAATTTTTTGGGAATCGTTTAATATCTGTGTTGTATGCTTGAACAGCGTCATTGAATCGCTTCCGCTCTACTGAAATTCTATTTTCAGTCCCTTCCAATTGCGATTGAAGTTGCAAGAAGTTTTCATTCGCTTTTAGCTGAGGATAATTTTCGACTGCAACAAGCAAACGTGAAAGTGCACTGCTCAAACCATCCTGTGCCTGTTGGAAACGTTGAAAGGCATTTGGGTCGCTAAGCATCTCTGGTGTTAGATTTATCTGCCCAACTTTTGCTCTTGCCTCAGTTACAGCAGTGTAAGTTTCTTTTTCAAAGTTCGCTACACCTTTAACTGTCTCGACAAGATTGGGTATCAGATCAAATCTTCTTTGATACTGATTTTCCACTTGCGACCAAGCGTTGTTCACTCCTTCATCCAAAACTATAATTGAATTGTATTGTGATACTCCCCACGAGATCACAAAGAACAGGACTACGAGAATTGCGCCTACGATTCCGCAGCCGATTAGTAAACCTTTTTTCTGCATTCACTCTCCCTTATTTTTTTTCTCTCTATTTTAATATAGTGATTAATTAGTTAAACTTCGAACTGGTGCAGGTATCCTGCCGCCGCGTGAGACGAAATCATTTGCTCTTAAGTTCCGCACCTCCATTATTGGTGCTGAGCCAAGCAATCCACCGTAATCGACAATTTCACCAATCTTTTTTCCATAAGCTGGAATTATCCGAACTGCGGTCGTTTTATCGTTAATAATCCCAATCGCACATTCGTCTGCAATGATTGCTGCGATCG
It includes:
- a CDS encoding methanol dehydrogenase, producing the protein MRVLIFWLGLFLCFAIAESEIPILKNRITDYTGTLTSTQTTDLESRLKTYEDTTSNQIVILIISTLDDHPLEDYSIQVVEKNKIGQKEKNNGLLLLIVKDDRDLRIEVGYGLEGVVTDALSSSIIRNIIIPYFKSGNYYEGILAGIKTLQDAIAGEYQAEDELKSPELKILPFIIFFLIILFFLPLLRRAGRKGWKYNNSGWNSGSKGGWGGFGGFGGFGGGGGFGGGGFSGGGGSFGGGGASGSW
- a CDS encoding LemA family protein codes for the protein MQKKGLLIGCGIVGAILVVLFFVISWGVSQYNSIIVLDEGVNNAWSQVENQYQRRFDLIPNLVETVKGVANFEKETYTAVTEARAKVGQINLTPEMLSDPNAFQRFQQAQDGLSSALSRLLVAVENYPQLKANENFLQLQSQLEGTENRISVERKRFNDAVQAYNTDIKRFPKNLIASIAGFREKQYFKAAAGAEQAPKVQF
- a CDS encoding 4Fe-4S dicluster domain-containing protein, translated to MAIMITTECINCGACEPECPNTAIYAGAAEWSLAGNTYGAGDNSPSGASGFFSEEFFYIVPDKCTECKGFHDEPQCAAVCPVDCCVPDPNHVEDEAALLKKKDYLDSLGRA